Proteins encoded in a region of the Streptomyces sp. NBC_00258 genome:
- a CDS encoding PIG-L deacetylase family protein yields the protein MIRLGAGGLDRIVAVGAHCDDIAIGAGGTLLAMCLARPGVRVDALVLSGGGSEREQEEQAALAAFCPGADLRLTVHKLPDGRLPAHWEEAKAAVEELRAATEPDLVLAPRTDDAHQDHRGLAKLIPTAFRDHLVLGYEIVKWDGDLGRPTAYQPLSEEIAEQKVRLLQEHYPSQRHRPWYDREAFLGLARIRGIECHARYAEAFAVTKLTLNLGTFNVGE from the coding sequence ATGATCCGGCTCGGCGCCGGGGGCCTGGACCGGATCGTCGCGGTGGGCGCGCACTGCGACGACATCGCCATCGGCGCAGGAGGCACGCTGCTCGCGATGTGCCTCGCGCGGCCGGGTGTCCGCGTCGACGCGCTGGTGCTCTCCGGCGGTGGCAGCGAGCGGGAACAGGAGGAGCAGGCCGCGCTCGCCGCCTTCTGCCCCGGAGCCGACCTGCGGTTGACCGTGCACAAGCTGCCGGACGGCCGGCTGCCCGCGCACTGGGAGGAGGCCAAGGCCGCGGTCGAGGAACTGCGGGCGGCAACTGAACCGGATCTCGTCCTTGCCCCGCGCACCGATGACGCGCACCAGGATCACCGCGGCCTGGCGAAGCTGATACCCACCGCGTTCCGTGACCACCTCGTGCTCGGCTACGAGATCGTCAAGTGGGACGGCGATCTCGGCCGCCCCACGGCGTACCAGCCGCTGTCTGAGGAGATCGCCGAACAGAAGGTGCGGCTGCTGCAGGAGCACTACCCCTCGCAGCGGCACCGGCCCTGGTACGACCGGGAGGCCTTCCTCGGTCTGGCCCGGATCCGCGGCATCGAATGCCATGCGCGCTACGCCGAGGCTTTCGCCGTCACCAAACTCACTCTCAATCTGGGCACTTTCAATGTGGGGGAATGA
- a CDS encoding NAD-dependent epimerase/dehydratase family protein — protein MRVLLTGHQGYLGTVMAPVLTAAGHEVVGLDAGLFADCVLGTPPVDPPGHRVDLRDVTAEHVAGVDAVIHLAALSNDPLGSLAPDLTYDINHHASVRLARLAREAGVRRFLYASTCSVYGAAGGEGLVTEDAPLRPVTPYAESKVRVEDDLHALADGDFSPVFMRNATAFGYSPRLRADIVLNNLVGHALLSGEVLVLSDGTPWRPLVHAADIARAFAAALTAPREAVHDRAFNIGSEVNNVTVAEIAEQVAEAVSGAKVVITGEHGADPRSYRVDFSRFRAAIPGFDCEWTVKQGALELADAYREFGLTKEDFERRFTRLAVLRAASEAGTVDDTLRRRG, from the coding sequence TTGCGCGTACTGCTGACCGGACACCAGGGATACCTGGGCACCGTGATGGCCCCGGTACTCACGGCCGCCGGGCACGAGGTCGTCGGTCTTGACGCCGGCCTGTTCGCCGACTGTGTCCTCGGCACGCCGCCCGTGGACCCGCCCGGGCATCGGGTGGACCTGCGCGACGTCACGGCCGAACACGTGGCCGGGGTGGACGCCGTGATCCACCTGGCCGCGCTGTCCAACGACCCGTTGGGATCACTGGCGCCGGACCTCACCTACGACATCAACCACCACGCGTCCGTACGGCTGGCCCGGCTGGCCCGCGAGGCCGGCGTACGGCGCTTCCTGTACGCGTCGACCTGCTCGGTCTACGGCGCCGCCGGCGGGGAGGGCCTGGTGACCGAGGACGCCCCGCTGCGCCCGGTGACGCCGTACGCGGAGTCCAAGGTGCGGGTGGAGGACGACCTGCACGCGCTGGCCGACGGCGACTTCAGCCCGGTGTTCATGCGCAACGCCACCGCATTCGGCTACTCGCCCCGGCTGCGCGCCGACATCGTGCTGAACAACCTGGTGGGGCACGCCCTCTTGTCCGGCGAGGTCCTCGTGCTCTCCGACGGCACCCCCTGGCGCCCGCTGGTCCACGCCGCCGACATCGCACGGGCCTTCGCGGCCGCGCTGACCGCGCCGCGGGAAGCGGTGCACGACCGGGCGTTCAACATCGGCAGCGAGGTCAACAACGTCACGGTCGCAGAGATCGCTGAGCAGGTCGCCGAGGCGGTTTCCGGGGCGAAGGTGGTGATCACCGGGGAGCACGGCGCCGATCCGCGGTCGTACCGGGTGGACTTCTCCCGGTTCCGCGCCGCGATCCCCGGCTTCGACTGCGAGTGGACGGTCAAGCAGGGCGCGCTCGAACTCGCCGACGCCTACCGGGAGTTCGGGCTGACCAAGGAGGACTTCGAGCGGCGCTTCACCCGTCTCGCCGTGCTGCGCGCGGCGTCCGAGGCCGGCACCGTCGACGACACCCTGCGGCGGCGCGGATGA
- a CDS encoding DUF4910 domain-containing protein produces MTAAGEQMTTGAGDQMHALVERLYPLCRSITGDGVRATLEIIGEYVPLQVHEVPTGTQVLDWTVPQEWNIRDAYIADTAGHRVVDFAASSLHVLGYSVPVSATMPLAELRAHLHTLPDHPAWVPYRTSYYKPEWGFCLAQETLDAMPDGDYEVRVDSTLADGHLTYAEHVVPGQVSDEVIVSCHVCHPSLANDNLAGIAVATFLARALAQRTPYYTYRFIYAPGTIGAITWLARNAERVERVKHGLVLACAGDPGRLTYKQSRRGDAEIDRVMRHVLSASERPHRVNEFTPYGYDERQYCSPGFDLGVGSLSRTPYAGYPEYHTSADNPDFVSPDAMEDTLAVCREAFAVLDGNRRYVNLSPYGEPQLGRRGLYDSLGGRSDAKQAEMAMLWVLSLSDGEHSLLDVAERSGLPFDAVAAAADALHGAGLIKA; encoded by the coding sequence ATGACCGCGGCCGGCGAGCAGATGACGACCGGGGCCGGCGATCAGATGCACGCGCTGGTGGAGCGGCTGTACCCGCTGTGCCGGAGCATCACCGGCGACGGTGTGCGCGCCACCCTGGAGATCATCGGCGAGTACGTCCCGCTGCAGGTGCACGAGGTGCCGACCGGGACGCAGGTGCTCGACTGGACGGTGCCGCAGGAGTGGAACATCCGGGACGCGTACATCGCCGACACGGCCGGCCACCGGGTCGTCGACTTCGCCGCGTCCAGCCTGCACGTGCTCGGCTACAGCGTGCCGGTGTCGGCGACCATGCCGCTGGCCGAGCTCCGCGCGCACCTGCACACCCTGCCGGACCACCCGGCATGGGTGCCGTACCGCACCAGCTACTACAAGCCGGAATGGGGATTCTGCCTGGCCCAGGAGACCCTGGACGCGATGCCGGACGGCGACTACGAGGTGCGCGTCGACTCCACACTCGCCGACGGCCACCTCACCTACGCCGAGCACGTGGTCCCCGGGCAGGTCTCCGACGAGGTGATCGTCTCCTGCCACGTCTGCCACCCGTCGCTGGCCAATGACAACCTGGCCGGCATCGCGGTGGCGACTTTCCTGGCCCGGGCGCTGGCCCAGCGGACGCCGTACTACACCTACCGGTTCATCTACGCGCCCGGCACCATCGGGGCGATCACCTGGCTGGCCCGCAACGCGGAGCGGGTGGAACGGGTCAAGCACGGGCTCGTGCTGGCCTGCGCGGGCGACCCGGGCCGGCTGACGTACAAGCAGAGCAGGCGCGGCGACGCGGAGATCGACCGGGTGATGCGGCACGTGCTCAGCGCCTCCGAACGCCCGCACCGCGTCAACGAGTTCACTCCGTACGGCTACGACGAGCGGCAGTACTGCTCGCCCGGATTCGATCTCGGCGTGGGCTCGCTCAGCCGGACCCCGTACGCCGGCTACCCCGAGTACCACACCTCGGCGGACAACCCGGACTTCGTCTCCCCGGACGCGATGGAGGACACGCTCGCCGTCTGCCGCGAGGCGTTCGCCGTCCTCGACGGCAACCGGCGGTACGTCAACCTCAGCCCCTACGGCGAACCACAGCTGGGCCGACGGGGGTTGTACGACTCGCTCGGCGGCCGCAGCGACGCGAAGCAGGCCGAGATGGCCATGCTCTGGGTGCTCAGTCTCTCCGACGGCGAGCACAGTCTGCTGGACGTCGCCGAGCGGTCCGGGCTGCCGTTCGACGCCGTCGCCGCCGCGGCCGACGCCCTGCACGGCGCCGGGCTGATCAAGGCGTGA
- a CDS encoding glycosyltransferase family 2 protein, with protein MTALPRLSIGLPVYNGEEYLAESLDALLGQTYEDFELVISDNASTDGTEDICRKYAAQDSRIRYIRLPRNIGAAPNHNYVFTECRGELFKWASHDDLYARDLLRRCVQALDERPDVILAHSDQAVIDEDGKVKVPYDYGLATDSPHAPERFRSLLFEPGGDDFYGVMRADVLRRVKPHDSYHHADRTFVAEITLHGPFHQVPELLYFRRDHPTRAERANPSKRSRCVNLDPRRAGPLHPTPRLLAEYVWGFVSAVRRAPLSPADRRACYRHLAAWMTSRVRPGAGERVEDRAPVDPGRLTVSVDALVAGREGRQA; from the coding sequence ATGACCGCCCTTCCCCGGCTGAGCATCGGCCTGCCCGTCTACAACGGCGAGGAGTACCTCGCCGAATCGCTCGACGCCCTGCTCGGCCAGACCTACGAGGACTTCGAGCTGGTCATCTCGGACAACGCCTCGACCGACGGGACCGAGGACATCTGCCGCAAGTACGCCGCGCAGGACTCGCGCATCCGGTACATCCGGCTGCCCCGGAACATAGGCGCCGCACCGAACCACAACTACGTGTTCACCGAGTGCCGCGGCGAGCTGTTCAAGTGGGCCTCGCACGACGACCTCTACGCCCGCGACCTGCTGCGGCGCTGCGTCCAGGCGCTGGACGAGCGGCCGGACGTCATCCTCGCGCACAGCGACCAGGCGGTCATCGACGAGGACGGCAAGGTGAAGGTCCCGTACGACTACGGGCTGGCCACCGACTCGCCACACGCGCCGGAGCGCTTCCGCAGTCTGCTGTTCGAGCCCGGTGGCGACGACTTCTACGGTGTGATGCGGGCCGACGTGCTGCGCCGGGTGAAGCCGCACGACAGCTACCACCACGCGGACCGCACGTTCGTCGCCGAGATCACCCTGCACGGGCCCTTCCACCAGGTCCCGGAGCTGCTGTACTTCCGCCGCGACCACCCCACCCGCGCCGAGCGGGCGAACCCTTCCAAGCGCTCCCGGTGCGTCAACCTGGACCCGCGCCGGGCAGGCCCGCTGCACCCGACGCCCCGGCTGCTCGCCGAGTACGTCTGGGGCTTCGTCTCGGCGGTCCGGCGGGCGCCGTTGTCCCCGGCCGACCGGCGCGCGTGCTACCGCCACCTGGCCGCGTGGATGACCAGCCGGGTCCGGCCGGGTGCCGGCGAGCGGGTCGAGGACCGCGCCCCGGTCGACCCGGGCCGGCTCACTGTCTCCGTCGACGCCCTCGTCGCCGGACGTGAGGGGCGGCAGGCATGA
- a CDS encoding polysaccharide pyruvyl transferase family protein: protein MTRADRTPVRVGVFGLLGSGNLGNDGSLEAVIGYLRAEHPEAVVDALCGGPEVVTARYGIPATRLHWYRGEYRTASRLASITGKGLGKLVDVFRTAAWVRRHEVVIVPGMGVLEATLPLRPWGFPYSLFLLCASGRLFGTRVALVGVGAAPIGNRPTRALVRRSARLAAYRSYRDTLSRDAMRAMGVDTARDEVYPDLAFALPTPLEGAASGPPGPVCVGVMDFHGGNDDRARAEEIHRRYLDGTTRFVRALVEDGRPVRLLTGDECDRPVVAAILDAVDSPLVTAAEAASLADLMKETAAADTVVATRYHNLVCALKVGTPTLALSYAAKSDALMDRMGLAAYCHPAREVDADRLLEQFRALEERSAELRRTLAERNLVAARQLEHQFSALTSALFPTADRNRAHARQETP from the coding sequence ATGACACGCGCGGACCGAACCCCGGTGCGCGTCGGGGTGTTCGGCCTGCTCGGCTCCGGCAATCTCGGCAACGACGGGTCGCTGGAGGCCGTCATCGGGTACCTCCGCGCCGAGCACCCGGAGGCGGTCGTGGACGCCCTGTGCGGCGGACCCGAGGTCGTCACGGCCCGGTACGGCATCCCCGCGACGCGGCTGCACTGGTACCGCGGCGAGTACCGGACCGCGTCACGCCTGGCCTCGATCACCGGGAAGGGACTGGGCAAACTCGTCGACGTCTTCCGCACCGCCGCCTGGGTGCGCCGGCACGAGGTGGTGATCGTGCCCGGCATGGGCGTCCTGGAGGCCACGCTGCCGCTGCGGCCGTGGGGCTTCCCGTACTCGCTGTTCCTGCTCTGCGCGAGCGGCCGGCTGTTCGGCACCCGGGTTGCACTGGTCGGCGTCGGCGCCGCCCCGATCGGCAACCGGCCGACCCGGGCCCTGGTGCGCCGGTCGGCGCGGCTGGCCGCCTACCGCTCGTACCGGGACACCCTGTCCCGTGACGCGATGCGGGCGATGGGCGTGGACACCGCGCGCGACGAGGTCTACCCGGACCTCGCGTTCGCCCTGCCGACGCCGCTGGAAGGCGCGGCTTCGGGCCCGCCTGGACCGGTCTGCGTCGGCGTCATGGACTTCCACGGCGGCAACGACGACCGCGCACGGGCCGAGGAGATCCACCGGCGCTACCTCGATGGGACAACTCGCTTCGTCCGCGCGCTGGTCGAGGACGGCAGGCCGGTCCGGCTGCTCACCGGAGACGAGTGCGACCGGCCGGTGGTCGCCGCGATCCTCGACGCGGTGGACTCGCCGCTGGTCACCGCCGCCGAGGCGGCCTCGCTCGCAGACCTGATGAAGGAGACGGCGGCTGCCGACACCGTGGTGGCGACCCGGTACCACAACCTGGTCTGCGCGCTGAAGGTCGGCACGCCGACCCTCGCACTCAGCTATGCGGCGAAGAGCGACGCACTCATGGACCGGATGGGCCTTGCCGCGTACTGCCACCCGGCCCGCGAGGTCGACGCCGACCGGCTGCTCGAACAGTTCCGGGCGCTTGAGGAGCGATCGGCGGAGCTGCGGCGGACCCTCGCCGAGCGGAACCTGGTCGCCGCCCGGCAACTCGAGCACCAGTTCAGCGCATTGACCTCGGCCTTGTTCCCGACGGCCGACCGTAACCGTGCCCACGCCCGGCAGGAGACTCCATGA
- the rfbC gene encoding dTDP-4-dehydrorhamnose 3,5-epimerase produces the protein MKATEVPEIAGAYLFEPTPYADERGFFCRTFDADVVRSVGLDPDAFVQDSLSRSVRGVLRGLHLRSGAGEAKLVRCSYGMVFDVVVDLRTDSPTYRNVATFELSGETQTTLYIPAGCAHGFQALTETADTSYRIDRPHDPAEDVTIAFDDPELAIPWPLPPASMSQRDREAPSLAEVLKQKES, from the coding sequence ATGAAAGCGACCGAAGTCCCGGAGATCGCCGGCGCGTACCTCTTCGAGCCGACGCCGTACGCCGACGAACGCGGCTTCTTCTGCCGCACCTTCGACGCCGACGTGGTCCGCTCGGTGGGCCTCGACCCGGACGCCTTCGTCCAGGACAGCCTGTCCCGCTCGGTCCGGGGCGTGCTGCGCGGCCTGCACCTGCGCTCCGGCGCCGGCGAGGCCAAGCTGGTGCGGTGCTCGTACGGGATGGTCTTCGACGTCGTCGTGGACCTGCGGACGGACTCACCGACGTACCGCAACGTGGCAACCTTCGAGCTGTCCGGCGAGACGCAGACGACCCTCTACATCCCGGCGGGCTGCGCCCACGGCTTCCAGGCCCTGACCGAGACCGCCGACACCTCGTACCGGATCGACCGCCCGCACGATCCGGCCGAGGACGTGACGATCGCCTTCGACGACCCGGAGCTCGCCATTCCCTGGCCGCTCCCGCCCGCCTCGATGTCCCAACGGGACCGGGAGGCGCCGAGCCTCGCCGAGGTCCTGAAGCAGAAGGAGAGCTGA
- a CDS encoding glutamate-1-semialdehyde 2,1-aminomutase, whose protein sequence is MDTEEFSLPRSLAANERLHALIPGGAHTYAKGDDQYPEDLAPVISHGRGAHVWDVDGNRYIEYGSGLRSVSLGHAHPRVIEAVRRELDRGSNFVRPSIVEVEAAERFLATVPTAEMVKFTKNGSDATTAAVRLARAATGRPRVAICGDHPFFSTDDWFIGTTPMSAGIPAATTDLTVAFPYGDLAATEELLTRYRDEVACLILEPASHTEPPPGYLAGLRKLADRHGCVLIFDEMITGLRWSEAGAQGLYGVVPDLSTFGKALGNGFAVSALAGRRELMERGGLRHSGDRVFLLSTTHGAETHSLAAAMAVQTTYAEEGITARLHALGDRLAAGVREAAAGMGVGDHVVVRGRASNLVFATLDENGQPSQEYRTLFLRRLLAGGVLAPSFVVSSALDDADIDRTVDVVAQACAVYRKALDAADPTPWLGGRPVKPVFRRLA, encoded by the coding sequence GTGGACACCGAAGAGTTCAGCCTTCCCCGATCGCTGGCGGCGAACGAGCGGCTGCACGCCCTGATCCCCGGCGGCGCGCACACCTACGCCAAGGGCGACGACCAGTACCCCGAAGACCTGGCCCCGGTCATCAGCCACGGCCGCGGTGCCCACGTGTGGGACGTCGACGGCAACCGCTACATCGAGTACGGCTCCGGCCTGCGGTCGGTCAGCCTCGGCCACGCCCACCCACGCGTGATCGAGGCGGTGCGACGGGAACTCGACCGCGGCAGCAACTTCGTCCGGCCGTCCATCGTGGAGGTCGAGGCCGCGGAACGCTTCCTGGCCACGGTACCGACCGCCGAGATGGTGAAGTTCACGAAGAACGGCTCCGACGCCACCACTGCCGCCGTGCGCCTCGCCCGCGCCGCCACCGGGCGCCCGCGGGTGGCCATCTGCGGCGACCATCCGTTCTTCTCCACCGATGACTGGTTCATCGGCACCACGCCGATGTCCGCGGGCATTCCGGCGGCGACCACCGACCTCACCGTGGCGTTTCCCTACGGGGACCTGGCCGCCACGGAGGAGCTGCTCACCCGGTACCGGGACGAGGTCGCCTGCCTGATCCTCGAACCCGCCTCCCACACCGAGCCCCCGCCCGGCTACCTCGCGGGCCTGCGCAAGCTGGCCGACCGGCACGGCTGTGTACTGATCTTCGACGAGATGATCACCGGCCTCCGTTGGTCCGAGGCGGGCGCCCAGGGCCTGTACGGCGTCGTCCCCGACCTCTCCACGTTCGGCAAGGCGCTGGGCAACGGGTTCGCCGTCTCCGCGCTGGCCGGCCGTCGCGAGCTGATGGAGCGCGGCGGGCTGCGTCACTCCGGCGACCGGGTGTTCCTGCTGTCCACCACGCACGGTGCGGAAACGCACTCGCTGGCCGCCGCGATGGCCGTGCAGACCACCTATGCCGAGGAGGGCATCACCGCGCGGCTGCACGCCCTCGGCGATCGGTTGGCCGCCGGTGTCCGCGAGGCCGCGGCCGGCATGGGCGTCGGCGACCACGTCGTCGTCCGGGGCCGGGCCAGCAACCTGGTCTTCGCCACGCTCGACGAAAACGGGCAGCCGTCGCAGGAGTACCGCACCCTGTTCCTGCGTCGGCTCCTCGCGGGCGGGGTGCTGGCCCCGTCGTTCGTGGTGAGCAGCGCGCTCGACGACGCCGACATCGACCGCACCGTCGACGTGGTGGCCCAGGCATGCGCGGTGTACCGGAAGGCACTGGACGCCGCCGACCCCACCCCCTGGCTGGGCGGACGACCGGTGAAGCCCGTATTCCGCCGCTTGGCGTGA
- a CDS encoding phosphatase PAP2 family protein has translation MSGRSASAVLPPSLRAWLGPIAALAALVVLALGVLYAGHSESGRVDRWLVRPTADSVRPPWRNVALATDFLGEPAGAAILVVVAVAACLLLRRPRAAVLVVAGAGLTVATTTLLKSLVGRTIHGDDNLSYPSGHTAFLTALALVVALLATGRLGLGRTVGTLLVLAAALVAGAAMGWAQVALGAHYPTDVLGGWCTALAVTPATAWLVDRTADRLVDRTADAGRPERR, from the coding sequence GTGAGCGGGCGGTCGGCGTCCGCGGTGCTGCCCCCATCGCTGCGCGCGTGGCTCGGGCCGATCGCGGCCCTCGCCGCGCTGGTGGTCCTCGCGCTCGGGGTTCTGTACGCCGGCCACAGCGAGTCCGGCAGGGTGGACAGGTGGCTCGTCCGGCCGACGGCGGACAGTGTGCGGCCGCCGTGGCGGAACGTCGCTCTGGCCACGGACTTCTTGGGAGAGCCCGCCGGAGCGGCGATCCTCGTCGTGGTTGCCGTGGCGGCCTGTCTGCTGCTTCGGCGTCCTCGCGCGGCGGTGCTCGTCGTTGCCGGTGCCGGCCTGACCGTGGCGACGACGACACTGCTCAAGTCCCTGGTGGGCCGCACCATCCACGGCGACGACAACCTGTCCTATCCGAGCGGCCACACCGCCTTCCTCACCGCGCTCGCCCTCGTGGTGGCGCTGCTCGCGACCGGTCGGCTCGGCCTCGGCAGGACGGTCGGCACGCTACTCGTGCTCGCCGCGGCGCTGGTCGCCGGCGCCGCCATGGGCTGGGCGCAGGTCGCCCTGGGCGCGCACTACCCGACCGACGTCCTCGGCGGCTGGTGCACCGCGCTGGCGGTCACACCGGCGACCGCGTGGCTGGTCGACCGGACGGCTGACCGGCTGGTCGACCGGACGGCCGACGCCGGTCGGCCGGAGCGTCGCTGA
- a CDS encoding class I SAM-dependent RNA methyltransferase, translated as MQAEPKKSPAGSLVGQEYEVEIGPVAHGGHCIARSDAGQVLFVRHALPGERVVVRVTEGEEDSRFLRADAVTVLEPSKDRVEAPCPYAGPGRCGGCDWQHAKPGAQRRLKGEVVAEQLQRLAGLTPEEAGWDGTVMPAEGDKLPAGEVPAWRTRVQYAVDEDGNAGLRRHRSHEVEPIEHCMIAAPGVSELGIEERDWSGMESVEAIAATGSQDRMVILEPRPGARLPLVELDKPVSVMRVEEHDGGIHRVHGRAFVRERADGRTHRVGSGGFWQVHPMAADTLVKAVMQGLLPRKGDMALDLYCGVGLFAGALADRLGDKGAVLGIESGKRAVEDAKHNLAAFDRVRIEQGKVEAVLPRTGITEVDLIVLDPPRAGAGKKTVQHLASLGARKIAYVACDPAALARDLAYFRDGGYRVRTLRAFDLFPMTHHVECVAILEPIAKGA; from the coding sequence ATGCAGGCAGAACCGAAGAAATCGCCGGCGGGGTCGCTCGTGGGTCAGGAGTACGAGGTCGAGATCGGCCCCGTCGCGCACGGCGGGCACTGCATCGCCCGTTCGGACGCCGGCCAGGTCCTCTTCGTACGGCATGCGCTGCCCGGCGAGCGGGTCGTCGTACGGGTGACGGAGGGCGAGGAGGACTCGCGCTTCCTGCGGGCGGACGCGGTGACCGTGCTGGAGCCGTCCAAGGACCGCGTCGAGGCGCCCTGTCCGTACGCCGGTCCGGGCCGCTGCGGTGGCTGCGACTGGCAGCACGCCAAGCCGGGCGCACAGCGGCGGCTCAAGGGCGAGGTCGTCGCCGAGCAGCTCCAGCGGCTCGCGGGCCTCACCCCGGAGGAGGCCGGCTGGGACGGCACGGTGATGCCGGCCGAGGGCGACAAGCTGCCCGCCGGTGAGGTCCCCGCGTGGCGTACGCGCGTGCAGTACGCGGTCGACGAGGACGGCAACGCCGGTCTGCGCCGCCACCGTTCGCACGAGGTCGAGCCGATCGAGCACTGCATGATCGCCGCGCCCGGGGTCTCCGAGCTGGGCATCGAGGAGCGCGACTGGTCCGGCATGGAGTCGGTCGAGGCGATCGCGGCGACCGGTTCACAGGACCGCATGGTGATCCTCGAACCGAGGCCCGGCGCCCGCCTGCCCCTCGTCGAACTCGACAAGCCCGTCTCCGTGATGCGCGTCGAGGAGCACGACGGCGGTATCCACCGGGTCCACGGCCGCGCCTTCGTCCGCGAGCGCGCGGACGGCCGTACGCACCGGGTCGGCAGCGGCGGCTTCTGGCAGGTCCACCCGATGGCGGCCGACACCCTGGTCAAGGCCGTCATGCAGGGCCTGCTCCCGCGCAAGGGCGACATGGCCCTCGACCTCTACTGCGGTGTCGGCCTCTTCGCCGGCGCGCTGGCCGATCGCCTCGGCGACAAGGGCGCGGTCCTCGGCATCGAGTCCGGCAAGCGCGCGGTGGAGGACGCCAAGCACAACCTCGCCGCGTTCGACCGCGTCCGCATCGAACAGGGCAAGGTCGAGGCGGTCCTCCCGCGCACCGGCATCACCGAGGTCGACCTCATCGTCCTCGACCCGCCCCGCGCCGGCGCCGGCAAGAAGACGGTCCAGCACCTCGCCTCACTCGGCGCCCGCAAGATCGCGTACGTCGCCTGCGATCCGGCCGCGCTGGCCCGCGACCTGGCGTACTTCCGGGACGGGGGATACCGGGTGCGGACGCTGCGGGCGTTCGACCTGTTTCCGATGACGCATCACGTGGAGTGCGTGGCGATCCTCGAACCGATCGCGAAGGGCGCCTGA